In the Paludisphaera rhizosphaerae genome, one interval contains:
- a CDS encoding polymorphic toxin-type HINT domain-containing protein: protein MIVALFLSASITLQQSPTSRPTDEDLREYQTIAAEAGRDADGQVALALWCESRGMAAERLKHLTRAVLIAPDNAAARGLLGMVSHDGRWVRPEEARATLDNDPIAQETMKQYLAKRAATADRAEPQRELARWCEQHGLPEQALAHYKAVLRLDPNRESLRKKLGYRKTGGRWMLPEEAVAEKTRAEAQRLADLRWKPVLDKARSDYTGKDEKTRLKAQEKLDAITDPFAVTPIWNAFVRDDPRLQSRAAESFARIDGRSASLALAELAVFSPFAEVRGLSIGMLMRRDPGDFLDPVLELIHKPFRYTAKPVGLGGDQGALLVEGERYNIDKKYRIWATDPAQIPRRIFADGMPLQTELPLPAIAQDWLRVASPTAVVGTPASPLLSGAAAAASRNVTLPAGFYLEAVRRDREIARVLEDEQNRIREAQQSIRNDVATIESMNSQIRAVNDRALAVARPVTGKDLGEDQDAWKGWWNDHLGYAYESPSSESKPTYQQIQEIQSPYTVRAHHSCFVAGTPVRTLTGLSAIEEVAVGDLVLSQNVETGAISYKTVVAIHRNPPTATLKLNFDGETIGATGIHRFWKPGIGWTMARDLKVGDTVRAVGATRVVVAVEPGPTAEVFNLEVTDDLDFFVGRSGLLVHDYSIVREPPRPFDAAATTTVATTARR from the coding sequence ATGATCGTCGCGCTCTTCCTTTCCGCGTCGATAACCCTGCAGCAATCCCCGACCTCGCGACCGACGGACGAGGATCTGAGGGAGTACCAAACCATCGCGGCGGAAGCCGGGCGCGACGCCGACGGCCAGGTCGCGTTGGCGCTCTGGTGCGAGAGTCGCGGCATGGCGGCCGAGCGTCTCAAACATCTCACCCGAGCCGTCCTGATCGCGCCCGACAACGCGGCAGCGCGCGGGCTTCTCGGGATGGTCAGCCACGACGGCCGCTGGGTGCGGCCGGAAGAGGCCCGCGCCACGCTGGACAACGACCCGATCGCCCAGGAGACGATGAAGCAGTATCTGGCGAAGCGAGCCGCGACCGCCGACCGGGCGGAACCTCAGCGTGAGTTGGCTCGCTGGTGCGAGCAACACGGGCTTCCGGAGCAAGCCCTCGCGCATTACAAAGCCGTCCTCCGGCTCGATCCGAACCGAGAGTCGCTCCGGAAGAAGCTTGGTTATCGCAAAACGGGTGGTCGGTGGATGCTCCCCGAGGAAGCCGTCGCCGAGAAGACCCGAGCCGAAGCCCAGCGACTCGCCGATCTCCGCTGGAAGCCCGTCCTGGACAAGGCACGCAGCGACTACACCGGTAAGGACGAGAAAACGCGGCTCAAGGCCCAGGAGAAGCTCGACGCGATCACGGACCCCTTCGCCGTGACGCCGATCTGGAACGCCTTCGTTCGCGACGATCCCCGCCTTCAGAGCCGAGCGGCCGAATCGTTCGCACGAATCGACGGCCGATCCGCGTCGCTCGCGCTGGCAGAGCTTGCGGTGTTCAGCCCATTCGCGGAGGTGCGCGGTCTTTCCATCGGGATGTTGATGCGTCGCGACCCCGGAGACTTCCTTGATCCGGTTCTGGAGTTGATCCACAAACCTTTCCGATATACCGCCAAACCTGTGGGGCTGGGAGGCGATCAGGGCGCCCTGTTGGTGGAAGGCGAGCGGTACAACATCGACAAGAAATACCGGATATGGGCGACCGATCCCGCGCAGATTCCTCGAAGGATCTTTGCCGACGGAATGCCGCTTCAGACCGAATTGCCGCTCCCGGCCATCGCCCAGGACTGGCTGCGGGTCGCCTCGCCGACGGCGGTCGTTGGAACTCCCGCTTCGCCTTTGCTGAGTGGAGCAGCAGCCGCTGCGTCTCGGAACGTGACGTTACCCGCGGGTTTCTATCTCGAGGCCGTCCGCCGCGACCGCGAGATCGCGAGAGTGCTCGAGGACGAGCAGAACCGCATCCGGGAAGCTCAGCAGTCCATTCGCAACGACGTGGCGACCATCGAATCGATGAACTCCCAGATCCGCGCCGTCAACGATCGGGCTCTGGCCGTCGCCAGACCTGTAACGGGAAAGGACCTCGGCGAGGACCAGGATGCCTGGAAAGGCTGGTGGAACGACCATCTCGGCTATGCCTACGAGTCGCCGAGTTCTGAGTCGAAGCCGACGTACCAGCAGATCCAGGAGATCCAATCGCCGTATACCGTGAGAGCCCACCACTCCTGCTTCGTCGCAGGAACGCCCGTCCGCACGCTGACCGGCCTGAGCGCGATTGAGGAGGTCGCGGTGGGAGACCTGGTGCTGTCTCAAAATGTGGAGACTGGCGCGATCTCCTACAAGACCGTCGTCGCCATCCATCGCAACCCGCCGACGGCGACTCTCAAGCTCAATTTCGACGGTGAAACGATCGGAGCGACGGGGATTCACCGTTTCTGGAAGCCGGGAATCGGCTGGACGATGGCTCGCGATCTGAAGGTCGGCGATACCGTGCGAGCGGTCGGAGCGACGCGCGTCGTCGTCGCCGTCGAGCCCGGTCCGACCGCTGAGGTGTTTAATCTGGAAGTGACCGACGATCTCGATTTCTTCGTCGGCCGCTCCGGGCTGCTGGTTCACGACTACAGCATCGTCCGCGAACCACCGAGGCCTTTCGACGCCGCCGCGACCACGACGGTCGCGACGACGGCTCGTCGCTGA
- a CDS encoding esterase/lipase family protein, translated as MPGIPGACSLISGSPIGRGIFALALAFVCGCRTMDVGPVVTTKMTAPAATAESRFDCACRERREGARLERRGIDAAVDRYYEATLQAASLLSSELSATGGDSESVVRTRGLYNGCLADCLRAGQKFGRLDPRSTLLVNTSQGTRSIPVRHVGFVWKPDDFVRLVDADSVPANPNARACHHSPGLGASVSFQRPNPRREAQDDYLPRIATFNATAVLRPETGSPDGAVLELYDPLRVKTVAFGSSPAVPLGADYGLAAGLAYEIQESRGPYALAGFAMPERMLSQADLRMLEPYQPGKKPFVLVHGLLADPFIFTDMIVALEKTPRFLDEYQIWVFRYPTGVTFVRTAAILRKSIEDLPRTVDPAGSDRALSDWTILGYSMGGLLTRLQTCWSDDALWNSMATRPLDSLSMSDEARRTARDLFYFEPSPRIRRVIYLATPHDGASPAIASASWLTTRIVQRPADTRRLIQEVEAANPGALRPGLRDLPSSVDALAAYSPLLPVVRRLRSDPNVTFHTIAGTGFHPADDGHGDGVVPLTSAHFDEAATEHHVRAFHNTIYYNSDTIDEVRRILGLTSPAFASGP; from the coding sequence TTGCCCGGCATCCCCGGAGCCTGTTCGCTCATCTCTGGCTCGCCGATTGGCCGGGGCATTTTCGCCCTCGCGCTGGCGTTCGTCTGCGGCTGCAGGACGATGGACGTCGGCCCGGTGGTGACGACGAAGATGACCGCGCCTGCCGCCACGGCAGAGTCACGCTTCGACTGTGCCTGTCGCGAACGGCGCGAGGGCGCGAGGCTGGAGCGCCGGGGGATCGACGCCGCCGTCGACCGGTATTACGAGGCCACTCTGCAAGCCGCGTCACTGCTGAGCTCGGAACTCTCCGCGACGGGGGGCGACTCCGAGAGCGTCGTCCGCACGCGAGGCCTGTACAACGGCTGCCTCGCCGACTGCTTACGCGCAGGGCAGAAATTCGGAAGGCTCGATCCCCGATCCACGCTTCTGGTCAACACGTCGCAAGGAACGCGGAGCATCCCCGTACGACATGTGGGATTCGTCTGGAAGCCCGACGATTTCGTCCGACTGGTCGACGCCGATTCGGTGCCGGCTAACCCGAACGCTCGCGCCTGCCATCACTCACCGGGCCTCGGCGCGAGTGTCTCCTTCCAACGTCCCAACCCACGGAGGGAGGCTCAGGACGACTATCTGCCCCGGATCGCCACGTTCAACGCCACGGCCGTTCTTCGACCCGAGACGGGCTCGCCGGACGGGGCCGTCCTGGAACTGTACGACCCTCTTCGCGTGAAGACGGTCGCGTTTGGATCGTCGCCTGCCGTGCCGCTCGGGGCCGACTACGGATTGGCGGCGGGACTGGCTTATGAAATCCAGGAATCGCGCGGGCCGTACGCACTGGCGGGGTTCGCTATGCCGGAGCGGATGCTCTCGCAGGCGGACCTCCGGATGCTGGAGCCCTATCAGCCGGGGAAAAAGCCATTCGTTCTGGTCCACGGCCTGCTTGCCGACCCGTTCATCTTCACCGATATGATCGTCGCTCTGGAGAAGACGCCGAGATTCCTGGATGAATATCAGATCTGGGTCTTTCGGTATCCCACTGGCGTGACGTTCGTTCGGACTGCGGCGATTCTTCGCAAGTCGATCGAGGATCTTCCTCGCACCGTCGATCCCGCCGGGTCCGACCGGGCGCTCTCCGACTGGACGATCCTGGGGTATAGCATGGGCGGGTTGCTGACTCGACTTCAGACCTGCTGGAGCGACGACGCCCTGTGGAACTCGATGGCGACTCGTCCGCTGGATTCCCTTTCCATGTCAGACGAGGCGCGACGAACGGCCCGAGATCTCTTCTACTTCGAGCCCTCGCCGCGTATCCGTCGGGTGATCTACCTGGCGACGCCCCACGACGGCGCCTCCCCGGCGATCGCCTCGGCGAGTTGGCTCACGACGCGGATCGTCCAGCGCCCGGCCGATACCCGCCGGCTGATTCAGGAAGTGGAAGCCGCCAACCCGGGCGCGCTCCGTCCTGGACTGCGCGACCTCCCCAGCAGCGTCGACGCGCTGGCGGCGTACAGCCCTCTTTTGCCGGTGGTCCGTCGACTCCGCTCCGATCCCAACGTGACGTTCCACACCATCGCGGGCACCGGCTTTCACCCGGCCGACGACGGCCACGGCGACGGCGTCGTCCCGCTGACGAGCGCGCATTTCGACGAAGCCGCGACCGAGCATCACGTCCGCGCCTTTCACAACACGATCTACTACAACTCGGACACGATTGACGAAGTGCGCCGGATCCTGGGCCTCACATCGCCGGCCTTCGCCTCAGGGCCGTGA
- a CDS encoding hybrid sensor histidine kinase/response regulator, translated as MQSSAPQIAAEGDVRQTPLWNSRLVGLDLVDADGRWIDVNARLCEILGRSRHDLIGRAVEDFTHPEDAEAERAQILRLRDGTQASYRMRKRLFRADGKWTMVEIESSGVDSGGPARRTSLIHPIAGPSPADETSQYRALLAQSPIGVVVIDPKTERFLDFNDAACESLGYTRAEFGSLTLGDVYVETDPEAIRRRLSAVLTNGRGRFEGVQRTKSGDLRQIAVHSRRIRSGGLAAVQSVWQDVTPPRGPMEVRSRHAALFRQILHSVPLPMGVVELTESDDDVLHVFDNPATCRSFGLAAGATDGLWDGKDLGVPPATMKAWISAYRASQRLGRPVHFEDHQEDENGRRWQGVVVTHMGPGAGGRDRFFYVAEDITERKRAEEEILRLNRSLVRQAAELQTVLDVLPIGVGIAEDPQCRSIRANPTLSAMLRTPVGENVSLSAPDSERPTNFKPFQDGRELTPEELPMQTSARTGIGLRNVEVDVIFDDGREIHLRESVEPLFDEQGATRGCVAVFLDITEQRRAEREREQLLEDLRDADRRKDEFLAMLAHELRSPISAASNAAQILCMKAPDDPDLRWCGDVVDRQTRQLSRLLDDLLDVSRIRRGKITLRREEIDLRAVVERSVETARPSVDARRHRIEIHLPDEPLTVVADPARIEQVLVNLVANAAKYSEEGRTITVSAVADGDQSVVQVHDQGVGMTPEVLARVFDPFAQAETSIDRSQGGLGVGLTIARSLVRLHGGDLTATSDGPGQGSTMTVQLPLAQARAVRQSQPPPTGEGRGVKRRILVVDDNTDAACSLAKLLESAGHEVETAFDGPSGLDVAARFQPDAAILDIGLPGMDGYTLAGRLRELAEGPSLFLIALTGYGSEHDRRRALAEGFDRHMIKPASVDALLSELASVRSRP; from the coding sequence ATGCAATCTTCCGCGCCGCAGATCGCCGCCGAGGGGGACGTTCGTCAGACGCCTTTATGGAACAGCCGGCTCGTCGGACTCGACCTGGTCGACGCCGACGGCCGCTGGATCGACGTCAACGCGCGGCTCTGCGAGATTCTGGGGCGATCCCGGCACGACCTGATCGGCAGGGCCGTGGAGGACTTCACGCATCCCGAAGACGCCGAGGCGGAACGAGCCCAGATCCTTCGCCTGCGCGACGGAACGCAGGCTTCGTACCGAATGCGAAAGCGGCTGTTTCGCGCCGACGGCAAGTGGACGATGGTTGAAATCGAGTCGAGCGGCGTCGATTCCGGCGGCCCGGCCCGGCGGACGTCCTTGATCCACCCCATCGCTGGGCCGTCGCCCGCCGACGAGACGTCTCAGTATCGGGCCCTGCTGGCGCAGTCTCCGATCGGCGTCGTGGTGATCGACCCGAAGACGGAACGGTTTCTGGACTTCAACGACGCCGCCTGCGAATCCCTGGGCTACACCCGCGCCGAGTTCGGATCGCTGACCCTGGGGGACGTCTACGTCGAGACCGATCCGGAGGCGATTCGTCGCCGGCTGTCGGCGGTACTTACGAACGGCCGAGGGCGGTTCGAGGGCGTTCAAAGGACGAAGTCGGGAGACCTCCGCCAGATCGCCGTTCATTCCCGACGTATTCGCTCGGGAGGACTCGCGGCCGTGCAGTCGGTCTGGCAGGACGTGACCCCTCCGCGAGGGCCGATGGAGGTCCGGTCGCGACACGCGGCGCTCTTCCGGCAGATCCTCCACAGCGTTCCGTTGCCGATGGGCGTCGTCGAGTTGACCGAGTCCGACGACGACGTTCTGCACGTCTTCGACAATCCCGCGACGTGCCGGTCGTTCGGACTGGCGGCCGGGGCCACGGACGGACTCTGGGACGGCAAGGATCTGGGCGTCCCCCCCGCGACTATGAAGGCCTGGATCTCCGCCTATCGGGCCAGCCAGAGGTTGGGCCGGCCGGTCCACTTCGAGGACCATCAGGAGGACGAAAACGGGCGCCGCTGGCAGGGCGTGGTCGTCACCCACATGGGCCCAGGGGCTGGCGGCCGAGACCGCTTCTTTTACGTCGCCGAGGACATCACCGAACGAAAACGAGCCGAGGAGGAAATCCTCCGCCTGAACCGCTCGCTGGTTCGCCAGGCCGCTGAACTTCAGACGGTCCTCGATGTGCTGCCCATCGGCGTGGGAATCGCCGAGGACCCGCAATGTCGCTCGATTCGAGCGAATCCGACGCTTTCAGCCATGCTCAGAACGCCCGTGGGTGAGAACGTCTCGCTTTCAGCGCCTGATTCGGAACGGCCGACCAATTTCAAGCCGTTTCAGGACGGTCGCGAGTTGACGCCCGAGGAGCTGCCGATGCAAACGTCCGCGCGGACGGGCATCGGCCTGAGGAATGTCGAAGTCGACGTCATCTTCGACGACGGCCGGGAAATTCACCTTCGCGAGAGCGTCGAACCGCTGTTCGACGAACAGGGAGCGACGCGCGGCTGCGTGGCCGTCTTCCTTGATATCACCGAACAACGACGGGCCGAACGCGAACGCGAGCAACTCCTGGAAGATCTCCGCGACGCCGACCGTCGCAAGGACGAATTCCTCGCGATGCTGGCTCACGAGCTGCGCAGCCCGATCTCGGCGGCTTCGAACGCGGCCCAGATCCTCTGCATGAAAGCCCCGGACGACCCCGACCTCCGCTGGTGCGGCGATGTCGTCGACCGGCAGACGCGTCAACTCTCACGACTCCTGGACGACCTGCTCGACGTCTCGCGCATCCGAAGGGGGAAAATCACCCTCCGACGCGAGGAGATCGATTTGCGCGCGGTCGTGGAGCGCTCCGTTGAAACCGCCCGACCGTCGGTCGACGCCCGACGACATCGAATCGAGATCCACCTTCCCGATGAACCGCTGACGGTCGTCGCCGATCCAGCGCGGATTGAACAGGTGCTCGTGAACCTGGTGGCGAACGCCGCGAAATACAGCGAGGAGGGGAGGACGATCACGGTCTCCGCCGTCGCCGACGGCGACCAGTCGGTCGTTCAGGTGCACGACCAGGGCGTGGGGATGACGCCCGAGGTGCTCGCCCGTGTGTTTGATCCTTTCGCGCAGGCCGAGACCTCGATCGACCGCTCCCAGGGGGGGCTGGGAGTCGGCCTCACGATCGCCCGCTCCCTCGTCCGACTTCACGGCGGCGATCTGACCGCGACGAGCGACGGCCCCGGCCAGGGGAGCACGATGACGGTTCAACTCCCCCTCGCGCAGGCTCGGGCCGTCCGTCAGTCCCAACCCCCGCCGACGGGCGAGGGAAGGGGAGTCAAGCGGCGCATCCTCGTGGTGGACGATAACACCGACGCCGCCTGTTCCCTGGCGAAGCTCCTGGAGTCCGCTGGGCACGAAGTCGAAACGGCGTTCGACGGACCGTCCGGTTTGGACGTGGCCGCACGATTCCAGCCCGACGCGGCCATCCTCGACATCGGCCTGCCCGGCATGGACGGCTACACCCTCGCCGGACGCTTGCGGGAGCTTGCCGAAGGCCCCAGCCTCTTCCTGATCGCCCTGACCGGCTACGGCAGCGAACACGACCGTCGGCGGGCGCTGGCGGAGGGGTTCGACCGACACATGATCAAGCCAGCTTCCGTTGACGCCTTGCTCTCGGAATTGGCGTCCGTCCGATCACGGCCCTGA
- a CDS encoding sigma-70 family RNA polymerase sigma factor produces the protein MNATTLPCPPSADHRRSAPAFSGRSNPWKTSNATEKGRSAPAYPDKCRPRSTRPPLSQSQRDLAERYVPLARSQAKKFAKSCPWAYDDFRASASLALVEAAQTFDPDRGIDFATYARHRIHGALVDAQRELFSDGWRGAKELRPRFRPLDSDENRGTFIGQHAEEPVGASLEARDDVDHWLRKLPPRHAEAFRHIYLDGKTQEETADLVGCSKAGMCRLHRELLDRIRDLEGGRPPLLMAV, from the coding sequence ATGAACGCAACAACGCTCCCCTGCCCCCCGTCGGCCGACCATCGCCGATCGGCCCCTGCCTTCTCAGGTCGATCGAACCCCTGGAAGACGTCGAACGCGACGGAGAAAGGGCGATCAGCCCCAGCCTACCCGGACAAGTGCCGGCCCAGGTCGACTCGGCCGCCGCTGAGTCAATCGCAGCGAGATCTCGCGGAGCGTTACGTCCCGCTGGCTCGGTCGCAGGCGAAGAAGTTCGCGAAGTCCTGCCCTTGGGCCTACGACGATTTCCGGGCTTCGGCCAGTCTGGCTCTTGTCGAGGCGGCCCAGACGTTCGACCCCGATCGGGGCATCGACTTCGCCACCTACGCCCGCCACAGGATTCACGGCGCTCTGGTGGACGCCCAACGCGAGCTTTTCTCCGACGGCTGGCGTGGGGCCAAGGAACTTCGTCCTCGGTTCCGCCCGCTGGATTCTGACGAGAACCGCGGAACGTTCATCGGCCAACACGCAGAGGAGCCTGTCGGGGCGAGCCTGGAAGCCCGTGACGACGTCGACCACTGGCTGCGCAAACTCCCTCCCCGCCATGCCGAAGCCTTTCGCCACATTTATCTGGACGGCAAGACGCAGGAGGAGACGGCCGACCTGGTGGGATGCTCAAAGGCAGGGATGTGCCGCTTGCACCGCGAACTCCTCGATCGAATCCGGGATCTTGAGGGCGGTCGCCCACCGTTGCTCATGGCCGTCTGA
- a CDS encoding DegT/DnrJ/EryC1/StrS family aminotransferase, which translates to MAVPYEPTGVPALNLRAQYRTIRDEIEPVVREVLETQGFVMGPEVSSLESEIAEYCGAAHAVGCASGTDALLLPLMAIDLGAGDEVITSPYTFFATGGSIWRTGARPVFVDIEPDTFNIDPAKIEAAITPRTKAIIPVHLYGQAADMNPIREIAERHNLMVLEDAAQAIGAAYEGRRTGTLGTVAAFSFYPSKNLGGFGDGGMVATDDPVLARRIARLRVHGMEPKYHHHEVGLNSRLDALQAAVLRVKLRHLDEWTTARREVADRYRSLFAAHGLEEMVGLPIERPGNYHVYNQFVVRVPATIRDEMRQRMSDRKIGTEIYYPIPLHLQPCFASLGHKHGDFPQTEAAARETIALPIYPELTESEQRLVVGTMQQFLHERAYPSLFSDRAA; encoded by the coding sequence ATGGCTGTACCGTACGAACCGACCGGGGTTCCCGCGCTCAATCTGCGCGCCCAGTACCGCACGATCCGCGATGAGATCGAGCCGGTCGTCCGCGAGGTCCTCGAAACTCAGGGCTTCGTCATGGGCCCCGAGGTCAGCAGCCTCGAATCGGAGATCGCCGAATACTGCGGCGCGGCCCACGCCGTTGGCTGCGCCTCGGGGACGGACGCTCTTCTGCTCCCCTTGATGGCCATCGACCTCGGCGCTGGGGACGAGGTGATCACCAGCCCATACACCTTCTTCGCCACCGGCGGCTCGATCTGGCGCACCGGCGCCCGGCCCGTCTTCGTCGACATCGAGCCCGACACGTTCAACATCGATCCGGCCAAGATCGAAGCCGCGATCACACCCCGGACCAAGGCGATCATCCCCGTCCACCTGTACGGCCAGGCGGCGGATATGAACCCGATCCGCGAGATCGCCGAACGCCACAACCTGATGGTGCTGGAAGACGCCGCCCAGGCGATCGGTGCGGCCTACGAGGGTCGTCGCACCGGGACGCTGGGAACGGTCGCCGCCTTCAGCTTCTATCCGTCGAAGAACCTCGGCGGCTTCGGCGACGGCGGCATGGTTGCGACCGACGACCCGGTCCTCGCCCGTCGGATCGCCCGCCTTCGGGTCCACGGCATGGAGCCGAAGTACCACCACCATGAAGTCGGCCTGAACTCGCGGCTCGACGCCCTGCAGGCTGCCGTGCTTCGCGTGAAGCTCCGTCACCTCGACGAGTGGACCACCGCCCGTCGCGAGGTCGCCGACCGTTACCGCAGCCTCTTCGCAGCTCACGGCCTTGAGGAGATGGTCGGTCTCCCGATCGAGCGGCCCGGCAATTACCACGTCTACAACCAGTTCGTGGTCCGCGTCCCCGCGACGATCCGCGATGAAATGCGGCAGCGGATGAGCGACCGGAAGATCGGGACCGAGATCTACTACCCGATCCCGCTCCACCTGCAGCCCTGCTTCGCCTCGCTCGGCCACAAGCACGGCGACTTCCCCCAAACGGAAGCCGCCGCCCGCGAGACGATCGCCCTGCCCATCTATCCCGAACTGACCGAGTCCGAACAGCGGCTCGTCGTCGGAACGATGCAGCAGTTCCTCCACGAGCGGGCCTACCCGTCGCTCTTCAGCGACCGCGCCGCCTGA
- a CDS encoding sirohydrochlorin chelatase — MRHDETAVLLIAHGSRLEPANADLRELAERLSTSGPYPIVVASFLELAEPDIPAGGACCVAKGAKRVLMIPYFLAAGIHIMRDLSAAREDLAAEHPGVDFVLGPPLGPHPLLDRLVEARVHELMAECKDRAGEAGPSDPEDCTGSP; from the coding sequence ATGCGTCATGACGAGACGGCCGTCCTCCTGATCGCCCACGGCAGCCGTCTGGAACCAGCCAACGCGGACCTTCGCGAGCTGGCGGAGAGGCTCTCCACCTCCGGCCCATACCCAATCGTCGTGGCGTCCTTTCTCGAACTCGCTGAGCCAGACATCCCGGCCGGCGGCGCCTGCTGCGTGGCGAAGGGGGCGAAGCGCGTGCTCATGATTCCGTATTTTCTGGCTGCGGGCATCCATATCATGAGGGACCTCTCCGCAGCGCGGGAGGATCTCGCGGCCGAGCACCCCGGAGTCGACTTCGTGCTCGGCCCGCCGCTCGGACCGCATCCCCTGCTGGACCGACTCGTCGAGGCTCGCGTCCACGAGCTAATGGCAGAATGCAAGGATCGGGCCGGAGAGGCCGGTCCGTCTGATCCGGAAGACTGCACCGGCTCACCTTGA
- a CDS encoding EamA family transporter has product MSWVHYALLSAFFAGLTAVLAKIGVSEVPSNLATLIRTLVVVAFASAIVAASGDARAVRTLSARDWLALVFSGLATGASWLCYFAALKSGPISGVAPIDKLSFVVAMTLGVVVLKEPIRPLTIVAAILIVAGVALTLPSVQDSLKRLFT; this is encoded by the coding sequence ATGAGCTGGGTCCACTACGCCTTGCTGTCGGCCTTCTTCGCGGGCCTGACGGCGGTCCTCGCGAAGATCGGCGTTTCGGAAGTTCCCTCAAACCTGGCGACCCTGATCCGGACGCTGGTGGTCGTCGCGTTCGCCTCGGCGATCGTCGCGGCCTCTGGAGACGCGCGAGCCGTCCGCACACTGAGCGCACGCGACTGGCTGGCGTTGGTGTTTTCAGGCCTGGCGACCGGCGCATCGTGGCTCTGCTATTTCGCCGCCCTGAAGAGCGGCCCGATCTCCGGAGTGGCTCCGATCGACAAGCTCAGCTTCGTTGTGGCGATGACGCTGGGGGTCGTCGTCCTCAAGGAGCCGATCCGACCTTTGACGATCGTCGCAGCGATCTTGATTGTGGCGGGAGTCGCATTGACCCTTCCTTCGGTGCAGGACTCGCTGAAACGATTGTTCACCTAG
- a CDS encoding tetratricopeptide repeat protein has protein sequence MKNEPTPHHNPVAPAAPVKHQYEHATPTVIHDPEEDMMLLARWVHRAMKDPARFWGWVLGICAAVLGLVVVANLLTSGGSSTSNLWTDVEAARSADDLTQIATNNPRSPVAPWALLQAASRLYESGINDLPGNTDPALQSLKKAIDLFDQIGRTEPKTSPVALAAAFGKARALEARNELPKAVDQYKLVADTWPDSPEAAEAKKLAASLQKPEAATFYKDLYAFKKPVVALPPLGSQSLDFPVNPAPANSILPTVPLIPPPTSSPSPAAETAPAAATPAADAPKTETAPAATPAEAPKTDAPKP, from the coding sequence ATGAAGAACGAACCGACCCCCCATCACAATCCCGTCGCGCCGGCCGCCCCGGTGAAACACCAGTACGAGCACGCCACGCCGACGGTGATCCACGACCCCGAAGAGGACATGATGCTCCTCGCCCGGTGGGTCCATCGGGCGATGAAGGACCCGGCGCGGTTCTGGGGATGGGTTCTCGGCATCTGCGCAGCGGTTCTCGGGCTCGTGGTGGTCGCCAACCTTCTCACGTCGGGCGGCTCCTCCACATCGAACCTGTGGACGGACGTCGAAGCGGCTCGGAGCGCGGACGACCTCACCCAGATCGCCACGAACAACCCTCGGTCGCCGGTCGCCCCCTGGGCGCTGCTCCAGGCGGCTTCGAGACTCTATGAGTCCGGGATCAACGACCTCCCCGGCAATACCGACCCTGCGCTTCAAAGCCTGAAGAAGGCGATTGACCTCTTCGACCAGATTGGTCGAACCGAGCCCAAGACGTCTCCGGTGGCCCTGGCCGCGGCGTTCGGCAAGGCCCGCGCTCTGGAGGCTCGCAACGAGCTTCCCAAGGCCGTCGACCAGTACAAGCTCGTCGCCGACACCTGGCCGGATTCGCCCGAAGCCGCCGAGGCCAAGAAGCTGGCCGCCTCCCTTCAGAAGCCCGAGGCAGCGACGTTCTACAAGGATCTCTACGCTTTCAAGAAGCCGGTCGTCGCGCTGCCCCCGCTGGGGTCGCAGTCTCTGGATTTCCCGGTCAATCCCGCACCGGCTAATTCGATCCTGCCGACGGTTCCGCTGATCCCTCCGCCGACCTCATCGCCTTCGCCGGCCGCTGAGACCGCTCCTGCTGCGGCCACGCCGGCGGCTGACGCCCCCAAGACGGAGACTGCCCCGGCTGCGACGCCGGCCGAGGCTCCGAAGACCGACGCCCCCAAGCCCTGA